One Nostoc punctiforme PCC 73102 DNA window includes the following coding sequences:
- a CDS encoding glycerophosphodiester phosphodiesterase, protein MSVAISTTSPIIIAHRGASGYRPEHTLAAYELAIVLGADYIEPDLVSTKDGVLIARHENEISETTDVARHVEFAHLQTTKIIDGESKTGWFTEDFTLAELKTLRAKERIGQMRSQNTAYDGLFEIPTLQEIIDLVKRKSAEINRAIGIYPETKHPTYFKSIGLALEPFLLATLTANGYEGANAPIFIQSFEVSNLQDLSTKTDLPLVQLLNNSGKPNDFVVSGDERTYADLVTASGLREIAKYAQAVGVHKNLLIPRDSSGKLQSPTSLVTDAHTAGLLVHVWTFRNEDCFLPLDFQGNPQGEYELFFSLGVNGVFSDYPDMASTVKENLRL, encoded by the coding sequence ATGTCAGTGGCTATTAGTACAACATCTCCAATTATCATTGCACACCGAGGCGCTAGCGGCTATCGTCCAGAACATACTTTAGCCGCTTATGAATTAGCGATTGTACTAGGTGCTGATTATATTGAACCTGATTTAGTTTCCACCAAAGATGGTGTTTTAATTGCTCGTCACGAAAATGAGATTTCTGAAACCACCGACGTTGCTAGACATGTAGAATTTGCTCACCTTCAAACCACAAAAATAATAGATGGCGAATCAAAAACTGGCTGGTTTACTGAAGATTTTACCCTGGCAGAACTGAAAACACTACGAGCCAAAGAGCGAATAGGGCAAATGCGATCGCAAAATACCGCTTATGATGGACTCTTTGAAATTCCCACGCTGCAAGAAATCATCGATTTAGTGAAGCGTAAAAGTGCTGAAATTAATCGTGCGATCGGCATTTATCCAGAAACTAAGCACCCAACTTACTTTAAATCTATTGGGTTAGCCCTAGAACCATTCCTACTTGCAACTTTGACAGCCAACGGTTATGAGGGAGCTAATGCACCTATTTTCATTCAGTCTTTTGAAGTGAGTAATTTACAAGATTTATCTACAAAGACTGATTTACCTCTGGTGCAATTGCTGAATAACAGTGGTAAGCCTAATGATTTTGTTGTTAGTGGCGATGAACGCACTTATGCAGATTTAGTCACTGCATCAGGTTTAAGGGAAATTGCTAAATATGCACAGGCGGTTGGGGTTCATAAAAATTTGCTGATTCCTAGAGATAGTAGTGGTAAATTGCAATCGCCTACATCTTTAGTAACTGACGCTCATACGGCTGGTTTGCTGGTTCATGTCTGGACTTTCCGCAATGAAGACTGCTTTTTGCCACTGGATTTTCAAGGAAATCCCCAAGGGGAATATGAACTATTTTTCAGCTTAGGTGTTAATGGCGTATTTAGCGATTACCCGGATATGGCTTCTACTGTGAAGGAAAATCTTCGATTGTAA
- the ligA gene encoding NAD-dependent DNA ligase LigA, with translation MTQIKPEVKRTEELRQLLQQASYAYYVLDTPIMEDSVYDQLYRELQQLEIQYPELTAPDSPTQRVGERPATQFTSVRHNIPLYSLENAFNIDELQGWDQRWRRQVPKIDSVEYVTELKIDGSALALTYQDGILVRGTTRGDGVMGEDITQNVRTIRSIPLRLNFEGLEILERVEVRGEAFLPLEVFKQINEERQKAGEQLFANPRNAAAGTLRQLDSRIVAKRRLAFFGYTLHIPGRDDTSIANTQWEALELLEKMGFQVNPNHKLCASIAEVAKYYEYWDTERLNLPYMTDGVVVKLNSFKLQEQLGFTQKFPRWAIALKYPAEEAPTRVENIAVNVGRTGALTPLAEMRPVQLAGTTVSRATLHNSDRIAQLDIRIGDTVIVRKAGEIIPEVVRVLKELRPAETEPFVMPTHCPVCDQAVVRESGEAVTRCVNASCAAILKGSIEHWVSRDALDIKGLGEKLVHQLVDKVLVHSVADLYELTAEKLCALERMGQKSAEKLVDAIAQSKNQPWSRVLYGLGIRHVGSVNAQLLTQKYFTVEQLATAKQSDIEGIYGIGAEIAQSVYQWFRIDANQRLIERLQAEGLQLTAPEETKAFGDGNQIFAGKTFVVTGTLPTLKRDEAKALIQKAGGKVTDSVSKKTDYLVVGEDAGSKLEKALSLGITQLSEAQLLEMLNE, from the coding sequence ATGACACAGATTAAGCCGGAAGTAAAGCGCACAGAAGAATTGCGCCAGTTATTGCAACAAGCCAGCTATGCTTATTACGTCCTAGATACTCCAATTATGGAGGATTCAGTCTATGACCAGCTATATCGCGAATTACAACAACTGGAAATTCAATATCCAGAGTTGACAGCACCCGATAGCCCGACTCAGCGCGTGGGTGAGAGACCAGCAACGCAGTTTACTTCGGTGCGGCATAATATCCCCCTGTACAGTCTGGAAAATGCGTTTAATATTGATGAGTTGCAAGGGTGGGATCAGCGCTGGCGGCGACAAGTACCGAAAATAGATTCGGTGGAATATGTCACTGAACTGAAAATTGATGGTTCTGCTTTGGCTCTTACCTACCAAGATGGGATTCTAGTTAGGGGAACAACTAGGGGTGATGGAGTGATGGGTGAAGATATCACCCAAAATGTGCGGACAATTCGCTCAATTCCCTTGCGTTTAAATTTTGAAGGGTTAGAGATTCTAGAAAGGGTGGAAGTGCGAGGCGAGGCGTTTTTGCCTTTGGAAGTATTTAAACAAATTAACGAGGAAAGGCAAAAAGCAGGGGAGCAATTATTCGCCAATCCCCGGAATGCCGCAGCAGGTACACTCAGGCAATTAGACTCGCGCATTGTCGCTAAACGGCGGTTAGCTTTCTTTGGCTATACTCTGCACATTCCTGGTAGAGATGATACCAGTATTGCTAATACCCAATGGGAAGCGTTGGAGTTGTTAGAAAAGATGGGTTTTCAAGTGAACCCAAACCATAAATTATGTGCCTCGATCGCAGAAGTGGCAAAATATTATGAATATTGGGATACGGAACGCTTGAATTTACCCTACATGACTGATGGGGTGGTAGTAAAGCTAAATTCTTTTAAACTTCAGGAACAGCTAGGGTTTACCCAGAAATTTCCTCGCTGGGCGATCGCGTTAAAGTACCCCGCCGAAGAAGCGCCCACCCGTGTGGAAAATATTGCTGTAAATGTTGGACGAACCGGGGCGTTAACGCCGTTAGCAGAAATGCGCCCTGTACAACTGGCGGGGACAACAGTTTCCCGCGCGACTTTACACAATAGCGATCGCATTGCTCAATTAGATATCCGCATTGGGGATACTGTTATTGTCCGCAAAGCTGGAGAAATCATTCCAGAAGTCGTGAGGGTACTCAAAGAACTCCGTCCTGCTGAGACTGAACCCTTTGTTATGCCTACCCATTGCCCTGTCTGCGATCAAGCAGTGGTGCGAGAATCAGGTGAGGCGGTGACTCGATGCGTCAATGCCTCCTGTGCAGCGATTCTCAAAGGTTCTATTGAACATTGGGTAAGTCGTGATGCGTTGGATATTAAAGGTTTAGGTGAAAAGCTGGTGCATCAACTCGTTGATAAAGTTTTAGTGCATTCCGTTGCCGATTTATATGAGTTGACAGCAGAAAAGTTATGTGCATTAGAAAGGATGGGGCAAAAGTCAGCAGAGAAATTAGTAGATGCGATCGCTCAATCAAAAAATCAACCTTGGTCAAGGGTATTGTATGGCTTAGGCATCCGTCATGTTGGCAGTGTGAATGCCCAATTGTTGACTCAAAAATATTTCACCGTAGAACAGTTAGCGACAGCAAAGCAATCAGATATTGAAGGAATTTACGGTATCGGTGCTGAAATTGCCCAATCTGTGTACCAGTGGTTTCGGATTGATGCCAACCAAAGGTTGATAGAACGTCTGCAAGCTGAAGGATTGCAATTAACTGCTCCAGAAGAAACAAAAGCATTTGGTGATGGTAATCAAATATTCGCAGGTAAAACTTTTGTAGTTACAGGCACATTGCCAACCTTAAAGCGAGATGAGGCAAAGGCTTTGATTCAAAAAGCTGGTGGCAAAGTGACTGATTCGGTGAGTAAAAAAACAGATTATTTGGTGGTGGGAGAAGATGCCGGTTCTAAATTAGAAAAAGCGCTCTCTTTGGGAATTACCCAGTTAAGCGAAGCGCAGTTGTTGGAAATGCTTAACGAATAG
- a CDS encoding TauD/TfdA dioxygenase family protein, giving the protein MTNKHIEVKQVAGFIGAEISGVDLSRPLHDDAVKEIRQALLKWKVVFFRGQNIDHAAQVAFTARFGEVTYAHPHEDEPIEGFSEILPIDRSRYERRNGLRRSSYESRWHTDVIAVVNPPAASILRAVNVPSSVPR; this is encoded by the coding sequence ATGACTAACAAACACATTGAAGTCAAACAGGTAGCTGGTTTCATTGGTGCTGAAATCAGTGGCGTAGACCTTTCGCGCCCTTTGCACGATGATGCAGTTAAAGAAATTCGTCAAGCGCTATTGAAGTGGAAAGTCGTGTTCTTTCGCGGTCAGAACATCGATCATGCTGCACAGGTTGCATTCACGGCTCGTTTTGGCGAAGTGACCTACGCACATCCCCACGAAGATGAGCCGATAGAAGGTTTCTCAGAAATCTTACCAATTGACCGCAGCCGCTACGAACGGCGCAATGGTCTACGGCGTTCCAGCTACGAGAGTCGCTGGCATACCGATGTGATAGCAGTTGTCAATCCACCTGCGGCATCGATTTTGCGTGCAGTTAACGTTCCTAGTAGTGTACCAAGGTAA
- a CDS encoding TauD/TfdA dioxygenase family protein encodes MGFSNQRCSPKNGAFISKFNIAKLAWQTTSFGGDTQWTNLVAAYEGLSAPLRALADGLKAEHRFNARLNLPSNSKIAQRIAANPLVSIHPVVRVHPETGERALYVNPGFTSHILDVSRQESDLLLELFFNQITKPAYTTRFRWNNGDIAFWDNRATSHLAPQDLDHLEVERVLYRTTITGDVPVGPDGFRSQVVEGEAFSSELPTILKSRADKLEAEPVLS; translated from the coding sequence TTGGGGTTTTCAAACCAAAGATGCTCGCCGAAAAATGGAGCGTTTATATCCAAATTTAACATAGCAAAGTTAGCTTGGCAGACTACTAGTTTCGGTGGTGACACACAGTGGACTAACTTAGTCGCAGCCTACGAGGGTTTATCAGCACCCCTGCGGGCGCTTGCAGACGGATTGAAAGCCGAACATCGCTTCAATGCGCGTTTGAATCTGCCCAGCAATAGCAAGATCGCCCAGCGCATTGCTGCCAATCCACTGGTTTCAATTCACCCAGTAGTACGCGTTCATCCTGAAACAGGCGAACGAGCATTGTACGTGAATCCTGGTTTCACCTCGCACATTCTTGACGTGTCACGACAAGAAAGCGACCTGCTGCTTGAGTTGTTCTTCAACCAAATCACCAAGCCTGCCTACACCACTCGCTTCCGATGGAACAACGGTGACATTGCCTTCTGGGACAACCGCGCCACCTCGCATTTAGCCCCACAGGATCTAGATCATCTAGAAGTTGAGCGCGTACTCTATCGCACTACCATCACGGGTGACGTTCCAGTTGGGCCCGATGGTTTCCGATCGCAAGTGGTTGAAGGTGAAGCGTTCAGCAGCGAATTACCAACCATCTTGAAGAGCAGAGCCGATAAGCTAGAAGCAGAACCAGTGCTTTCGTAA
- a CDS encoding DUF6737 family protein yields MSEEKPISPWNYKPWWCQPWSIVLTGVTIISGSWLLFKTIWLTILVSIPIVMWMGFFVLFWPQLMIRSGILESYKD; encoded by the coding sequence ATGTCAGAAGAAAAGCCTATAAGTCCTTGGAACTACAAACCTTGGTGGTGTCAGCCCTGGTCTATAGTTCTCACAGGTGTAACAATCATTAGTGGTAGCTGGTTACTATTTAAAACTATCTGGCTAACCATTCTCGTCTCTATCCCTATAGTGATGTGGATGGGATTTTTTGTGTTGTTTTGGCCACAACTAATGATTCGCAGTGGGATTTTAGAGTCGTATAAAGACTAA
- a CDS encoding transposase — MMLNIEGALKQDRLLRALTGLNRKAFDALLPTFTTMYLDTQQAKPRQRGLGGGRKARLLTAQDKLFFILFYFKCYPTFDVAGLLFDMHRSQAHEWMHRLQPILEAALGQKMALPERHLESIEAFLSRFPGVQRVMIDGTERPIARPQEREQQQQNYSGKKKRHTRKHLAAVDETKRVLILSKAREGKLHDKRFHDEDDIAGSVPDEIPIEVDSGFQGLQKQYDNLHLPHKKPKGGKLSDLQKTENRQLSQSRVVCENAFAGVKRYNAASVIYRNRIENFDDHLMLTAAGLWNFYLMAA, encoded by the coding sequence ATGATGCTGAATATTGAAGGTGCGCTGAAGCAAGACCGACTGTTGAGGGCATTAACTGGGTTGAACCGGAAAGCATTTGATGCCCTTTTGCCCACGTTTACCACGATGTACCTAGATACTCAACAGGCCAAGCCTCGTCAACGTGGCCTGGGTGGAGGACGCAAAGCCCGCTTACTTACAGCCCAAGACAAATTGTTTTTCATCCTTTTCTATTTCAAATGTTATCCGACCTTTGATGTGGCGGGACTGCTCTTTGATATGCATCGCTCCCAGGCACATGAGTGGATGCATCGATTGCAGCCAATATTAGAAGCGGCTTTGGGACAGAAGATGGCGCTGCCGGAACGCCATCTCGAAAGCATTGAAGCATTTTTGTCACGCTTTCCAGGAGTGCAACGAGTGATGATTGATGGGACAGAACGCCCAATTGCGCGACCTCAAGAAAGAGAACAACAACAACAGAATTACTCCGGTAAAAAGAAACGTCATACGCGTAAACACTTGGCGGCAGTTGATGAAACCAAACGGGTCTTGATCTTAAGCAAAGCACGAGAAGGCAAACTGCATGACAAACGTTTTCATGACGAAGATGACATTGCAGGTAGTGTGCCTGATGAAATTCCGATTGAAGTAGACTCGGGCTTTCAGGGATTACAGAAGCAGTATGACAATCTCCATCTTCCTCACAAAAAGCCCAAAGGGGGCAAGTTAAGTGACCTTCAAAAAACGGAGAATCGTCAATTGAGTCAATCCCGTGTAGTTTGCGAAAATGCCTTTGCTGGTGTGAAGCGCTACAACGCCGCCAGTGTCATTTATCGTAATCGGATTGAAAACTTTGATGACCATTTGATGCTGACCGCAGCAGGATTATGGAACTTCTACTTGATGGCTGCTTAA
- a CDS encoding sensor domain-containing diguanylate cyclase: protein MNNRANQRHEEHHAIQYFCIFNRMLIFVAEIFISRSLVAGELALRLLQKFQRIGLSLLRRGHSSVKTPVAPLYKNEAERLKALADYNILDTLPEQAFDDLTAIAAYICKTPIALISLVDADRQWFKSNIGLKVRETPRESAFCSHAILHPENILVIPNAMKDDRFANNPLVKSNSKIRFYAGAPLVTPNGFPIGTLCVMDTVPRQLSYQQLDALRRLTRQAIAQMELIQEIRNRKQSEIEGRQLSLTDDLTGLHNRRGFFVMAEQQLKIAHRMRLLCWVIFIDLDGLKQINDTLGHDIGDALIVDAGRLLKQSFRNSDIVARLGGDEFIIFISSYFKDADSIQAYLQINIANFNQQQNRSYELSMSMGIERYSPGSNMSLEQLIARSDELMYAHKRLKRQSIYQQE from the coding sequence ATGAACAATAGAGCAAACCAAAGGCATGAAGAACATCATGCAATACAATATTTCTGTATATTCAATCGAATGTTGATTTTCGTTGCAGAGATATTTATATCACGCAGCCTGGTTGCTGGAGAGTTAGCCCTGCGGTTGTTGCAAAAATTCCAGCGTATCGGACTTTCCTTGCTAAGGCGAGGACACTCATCTGTGAAAACACCAGTTGCCCCTCTATATAAAAATGAAGCAGAAAGGCTCAAAGCATTAGCAGACTACAATATTCTGGATACTCTACCTGAACAAGCATTTGATGACCTAACTGCTATTGCTGCCTACATTTGTAAGACTCCAATCGCTTTAATTAGCTTAGTGGATGCCGATCGCCAATGGTTTAAATCTAACATTGGACTAAAAGTTAGAGAAACGCCCAGAGAGTCGGCTTTTTGCTCCCATGCTATTCTGCACCCAGAGAATATATTAGTAATTCCCAACGCTATGAAGGACGATCGCTTTGCGAACAATCCTCTAGTCAAAAGTAATTCTAAAATTCGTTTTTACGCTGGTGCGCCACTAGTTACGCCTAATGGTTTTCCAATAGGGACGTTGTGTGTGATGGACACTGTTCCTCGTCAGCTAAGTTACCAGCAGTTGGATGCACTGCGCCGCTTAACTCGGCAAGCGATCGCTCAGATGGAACTCATTCAAGAAATTCGCAACCGTAAACAATCAGAGATAGAAGGAAGACAGTTATCGCTGACCGACGATCTAACAGGTTTGCATAACCGACGTGGCTTCTTCGTAATGGCTGAACAACAGTTGAAAATTGCTCACCGCATGAGATTGTTGTGCTGGGTGATCTTCATTGATTTAGATGGGCTAAAACAGATTAACGACACCCTGGGTCATGATATCGGGGATGCCTTGATTGTTGATGCTGGTCGATTACTCAAGCAAAGTTTTCGGAACTCGGATATTGTTGCTCGCTTGGGTGGAGATGAGTTCATTATTTTCATCTCCAGCTACTTTAAAGATGCTGATAGCATCCAAGCGTATTTGCAAATAAATATTGCCAACTTTAACCAACAGCAAAACCGTAGCTATGAACTTTCGATGAGTATGGGAATAGAGCGTTACTCACCAGGAAGTAATATGTCACTAGAACAACTAATTGCCAGGTCTGACGAATTAATGTACGCTCATAAGCGTCTCAAGCGGCAATCTATTTATCAACAAGAGTAG
- a CDS encoding beta strand repeat-containing protein, with amino-acid sequence MADTLLFNLSSLNGKNGFAINGIASDSSGNSVSNAGDINHDGIDDLIIGAPGTGKSYVVFGSTNAFSTNLDLSSLDGSTGFTINGSASDSSGNSVSNAGDINGDGIDDLIIGASGAALGAGKSYVVFGSTNAFSANLDLSSLDGSKGFAINGINGRNSDGISDSSGTSVSNAGDINGDGIDDLIIGAPSALSGAGQSYVVFGSTKGFSANLDLSSLDGSNGFAINGNGSDSSGNSVSNAGDVNRDGIADLIIGAQGTGKSYVVFGKTSAFSANFDLSSLNGSNGFVINGNANDFFGASVSNAGDVNNDGIDDLIIGAYNAASVAGQSYVVFGNSSGFSPSFNLSNLNGSNGFAIKGINENDISGFSVSAAGDVNGDHIADLIIGAPFALSAAGQSYVVFGRSSGFDSTLDLSTLNPSKGFAINGIKDNDVSGISVSAAGDINGDKIDDLIVGALGASDGAGQSYVIFGTKTPINNAPVAIHDTVTTAKNTAFCIKVNTLLANDSDIDGNSLKITSVSGATNGTAVLKDNHTPNNSADDFILFTPIRGFSGAATFKYTITDGQLTSTAKVTVEVGARLFGGKGNDHINGTPGNDYINGGNGRDSLNGGNGDDTLLGGNGNDILVGGNGNDILDGGNGNDRLSGGFGKDILTGGNGKDIFILAATQGGDKITDFTKGTDLIGLSGGLSFGQLSFSGNKIIVTATDEVLATLTGINTTTLSTANFTIV; translated from the coding sequence ATGGCTGATACATTATTATTCAACCTCTCTAGTCTCAACGGCAAAAACGGCTTTGCCATCAACGGCATTGCTAGTGACTCATCAGGTAACTCTGTCAGCAATGCTGGAGATATCAACCATGATGGCATCGACGATCTAATTATTGGCGCACCAGGTACCGGAAAGAGCTACGTAGTGTTTGGCAGCACTAACGCCTTTAGTACCAATCTCGACCTTTCATCCCTGGATGGCAGCACAGGCTTTACTATCAACGGCAGTGCCAGTGACTCATCAGGCAACTCAGTTAGTAATGCTGGGGACATCAACGGTGACGGTATCGACGACTTAATTATTGGTGCATCAGGTGCAGCTTTGGGTGCCGGAAAGAGCTACGTAGTGTTTGGCAGCACTAACGCCTTTAGTGCCAACCTTGACCTTTCATCCCTGGATGGCAGCAAGGGCTTTGCCATTAACGGTATTAATGGGCGAAACTCAGATGGCATCTCAGACTCATCAGGCACATCAGTTAGTAATGCCGGGGACATTAACGGTGACGGTATCGACGACCTAATTATTGGCGCACCCAGTGCCTTATCGGGTGCAGGGCAGAGCTACGTAGTGTTTGGTAGCACTAAAGGCTTTAGTGCCAATCTCGACCTCTCATCCTTGGATGGCAGCAATGGCTTTGCCATCAACGGCAATGGCAGCGACTCATCAGGCAACTCAGTTAGTAATGCTGGGGATGTTAACCGTGATGGTATCGCCGATCTAATTATTGGCGCACAGGGTACTGGAAAGAGCTACGTGGTGTTTGGTAAGACTAGTGCATTTAGTGCGAACTTCGACCTGTCTAGTCTCAATGGCAGCAACGGTTTTGTCATTAATGGCAATGCCAATGACTTCTTTGGTGCCTCAGTTAGCAATGCTGGAGACGTTAATAATGATGGCATCGACGACTTAATTATTGGTGCATACAATGCTGCTTCTGTTGCAGGGCAGAGCTATGTGGTGTTTGGCAACAGTAGCGGCTTTAGTCCCAGCTTCAACCTCTCGAACCTCAACGGCAGCAACGGCTTTGCTATCAAAGGCATTAATGAAAATGATATCTCAGGCTTCTCGGTCAGCGCTGCTGGAGATGTCAATGGCGACCATATCGCTGACCTTATTATCGGCGCACCTTTTGCCTTATCTGCTGCTGGGCAGAGCTATGTAGTGTTTGGCAGGAGTAGCGGCTTTGATTCCACGCTCGACCTCTCCACACTCAACCCTAGCAAGGGCTTTGCCATCAACGGTATTAAGGATAATGATGTTTCAGGCATCTCAGTCAGCGCTGCTGGTGATATCAACGGGGATAAAATCGACGACTTGATTGTTGGCGCACTTGGTGCATCTGATGGTGCAGGGCAGAGCTATGTAATCTTTGGTACAAAAACACCGATCAATAACGCGCCAGTTGCCATCCATGATACTGTTACGACTGCCAAAAATACTGCCTTTTGTATTAAAGTAAACACTCTACTAGCAAACGATAGCGATATCGATGGCAACAGTCTCAAAATCACTAGTGTTAGTGGTGCAACCAATGGGACTGCGGTACTCAAAGATAACCACACTCCCAATAACTCGGCAGATGACTTCATCCTATTTACTCCAATTAGAGGGTTTAGTGGTGCAGCTACCTTTAAATACACCATCACCGATGGTCAACTAACTAGTACTGCTAAAGTTACTGTGGAAGTGGGCGCTCGCCTTTTTGGTGGCAAGGGCAACGACCATATAAACGGCACTCCTGGTAATGACTACATCAATGGCGGTAATGGCAGAGATTCCCTCAATGGCGGCAATGGTGATGATACCCTCTTGGGTGGTAATGGTAATGATATCCTAGTTGGCGGTAATGGTAACGATATCCTTGATGGCGGTAATGGTAATGACAGATTGTCTGGTGGTTTTGGTAAGGATATCCTCACAGGTGGCAATGGCAAAGATATATTTATCTTAGCTGCAACACAAGGTGGTGATAAAATTACTGACTTCACCAAAGGTACTGACTTAATTGGATTGTCTGGTGGTCTGAGCTTCGGTCAACTCAGTTTTTCTGGTAACAAAATTATCGTTACTGCTACTGATGAAGTTTTGGCAACACTGACTGGAATAAATACCACGACGTTGAGTACCGCTAATTTCACTATCGTCTAG
- a CDS encoding glycosyltransferase, whose product MSLSLCMIVKNEAATLPKCLNSVRKVVDEMVVLDTGSIDRTPNIAQQLGAKVHHFKWSNDFSAARNAALKYVTGDWVLVLDADETLTPGIVPQLREAIARDEYLLINLVRQEVGAEQSPYSLVSRLFRNHPDIRFDRPYHALVDDSVSAIVNKEPHWQIGYLPGVALVHTGYQKSAIAQNNKYAKAATAMEGFLATHPDDPYVCSKLGALYVETGKITEGMELLRHGISVAEENYDILYELHYHLGIAYSRLQKSPQAISHYKAAIKLPIYPMLKLGAYNNLGNLLKAAGDFNGAKTAYATTLKIDPNFVFGHYNLAMTFKALGLFTDAIVYYQHAITLNPNYAEAYQNLGVVLLKVGNHQESLTAFRKAIALHERYNPEEAKRLRQGLQEMGLM is encoded by the coding sequence ATGAGTTTGAGTCTGTGCATGATTGTGAAAAACGAAGCCGCAACACTGCCTAAATGCCTGAACAGTGTCAGAAAAGTTGTGGATGAAATGGTAGTTTTGGATACAGGCTCAATCGATCGCACTCCCAATATTGCCCAACAACTCGGTGCAAAAGTTCATCATTTTAAATGGTCTAATGACTTCAGTGCTGCCCGTAATGCAGCTTTAAAATATGTTACTGGTGATTGGGTTTTGGTCTTAGATGCTGATGAAACTTTGACTCCAGGCATTGTACCGCAATTGCGAGAGGCGATCGCCAGAGATGAATACCTGCTCATCAACCTCGTTCGCCAGGAAGTAGGTGCTGAACAATCTCCCTATTCTTTGGTTTCCAGACTGTTCCGCAATCATCCAGATATTCGTTTTGACCGTCCTTACCATGCCTTAGTGGATGATAGCGTGTCAGCAATTGTAAATAAAGAACCTCATTGGCAAATAGGTTATTTACCTGGGGTCGCACTTGTACACACAGGATATCAAAAAAGTGCGATCGCTCAAAATAACAAATATGCCAAAGCAGCTACCGCGATGGAAGGGTTTCTTGCTACTCATCCCGATGACCCTTATGTTTGCAGTAAATTAGGGGCATTGTATGTAGAAACGGGGAAAATTACCGAAGGTATGGAGTTGCTCAGACATGGAATCAGCGTTGCTGAAGAAAATTACGATATTTTATATGAACTCCACTATCATTTAGGCATTGCTTACAGTCGCTTACAAAAATCCCCACAGGCGATTTCTCACTATAAAGCTGCGATCAAATTGCCAATTTATCCCATGCTCAAATTAGGAGCATACAACAACTTGGGTAACTTACTCAAAGCAGCAGGAGATTTCAACGGTGCCAAAACAGCTTACGCCACAACTTTGAAAATTGACCCTAATTTTGTATTTGGACATTATAATTTGGCGATGACATTTAAGGCTTTGGGTTTATTTACAGATGCGATCGTATATTATCAACATGCAATCACTTTAAATCCCAACTATGCCGAAGCCTATCAAAATTTAGGGGTAGTGTTGCTCAAAGTTGGCAATCATCAAGAGAGTTTAACAGCTTTTAGAAAAGCGATCGCTCTTCATGAAAGATATAATCCCGAAGAGGCAAAGAGACTACGCCAGGGGTTGCAAGAGATGGGGTTGATGTAG
- a CDS encoding DUF3592 domain-containing protein: MNEDTKFFRIFGSIFGGVGSIIAVTGIMIALNTRSFITSAIPAQGTIIDLVQRSSTDKKGRSSYAYYPVIEFTARSGETTVFESNSGSNPPEFTKGQQVEILYSPEKPNSAMIKSWLSLWFLPVMLTGLGSIFALVGGVVLIKSFPRLISSK; encoded by the coding sequence ATGAATGAAGATACAAAGTTCTTTCGTATATTTGGTTCAATATTCGGCGGTGTTGGCAGCATAATTGCCGTTACGGGCATCATGATTGCATTGAATACTCGTTCCTTTATTACCTCAGCAATACCAGCACAAGGGACAATCATCGATTTGGTGCAACGTTCATCAACTGATAAAAAAGGTCGTTCTTCTTATGCCTACTATCCAGTAATAGAATTTACCGCCCGTTCTGGGGAAACAACGGTTTTTGAATCAAATTCAGGCAGCAATCCACCAGAGTTTACTAAAGGTCAGCAGGTAGAAATATTATACAGTCCTGAAAAGCCAAATTCTGCCATGATAAAATCTTGGCTAAGTTTATGGTTTTTACCTGTTATGTTAACTGGCTTAGGATCAATTTTTGCCTTGGTTGGAGGAGTTGTACTCATCAAGTCCTTTCCGCGTTTGATAAGTTCTAAGTAA